The genomic interval GTGAGGCGGCGAGCAGGTCGGCCGCGGCCTCGACCGCAGCGTCACCATCCGCTGCGCCTCCCTTCACCCAGGCTGCCATGCTTCCTCACCGTGCTTCTTCGGGCATCCCCGCGTCGAGGCGGGGCGAAAGACGGTCACGTCCGAAGGGCGCGGGCGCCCCTGGTGGAGCCTCGATGCCTCGAAATCCGGAATGCGGGTTCGGGGGCAGTGGCTCGGACCGGCTCCGCGAAGGGAGCCGGGTGGTTTTGCATTCCTGTGCCGGAGGCCGCAAGCCCCCGCCGAAGTTTGCATCAGGATTTCGTTCGTCGAGCCACTCTCTCCGATCACCGGGGTTTCGCGCGAAAAGGATTCGGCGCGGCGACAACCGCATCGGCATTTGCGAGGATGCCGATGCGGTTGTCGCGAGTGAGGTTGTCGCGGGCGCCGCAGCATGTGAGAAGCCGCCCCCACCGTTGGGCGCGTCCGCGCCGGCTGGGCCGGCAACGTCGGCGGAAGGGAATGAGACCGTGGCCGAGGTCCCGGACCAGACGGCTGAGATCGTGAGCGCGACGACATCCCGGCCGGCCGGGGTCGGCGTGCGGGTCCGCGCGCCCGCGCGCCTGCATTTCGGCTTCCTCGATCTCAATGGCGGCCTCGGGCGCCGCTTCGGCAGCATCGGGCTCGCCCTCGACGCGCCGGCCGTCCAACTCGTCGCCCGCCCCGCCAAGCGCGCCTCCGCCAGCGGCCCGGAGGCCGAGCGGGTGCGCGCCAACCTGCTGGCCGCCGCCGCCTATCTCGATGTGCCGGAGGCCGTGGCGGTGGAGGTCGAGGAATCGATTCCCGCCCATGCCGGCTTCGGCTCGGGCACGCAGCTCGCGCTGGCCGTCGCCGCCGCGCTGGCGCGCCTCAATAGACGTCCCTTCGCGCCGGCGGACTTCGCCGACGTGCTCGACCGCGGCAACCGTTCCGGTGTCGGGCTCGCCGCCTTCACCGAGGGCGGGCTGATCGTGGACGGCGGGCGCGACGGCTCCGGTGCGCCGCCGCCCGTCATCGCCCGGCTGCCCTATCCGGAGGATTGGCGGGTCGTGCTGATCCTCGATGAGGCCATGACCGGTGTGCATGGCTCCCGCGAGACCGAGGCGTTCCGCGACCTGCCGCCCTTCGATGCGGGGCAGGCCGCCGAGATCTGCCGGATCGTGCTGATGCAGGTGCTGCCCGCCGCCGCGACGGCCGAGCCGAACGGGTTCGGCGCCGGCATCACCGCGATCCAGAAGCGGATCGGCGACCATTTCGCCCCGCACCAGGGCGGGCGCTTCGCCAGCCCTGCCGTGGCCGACGCTCTCGCGGCGATCGCGCAGGCCGGCGTGCCCGGCTACGGCCAGAGTTCCTGGGGGCCGACCGGCTTCGCGCTCGTGCCCTCGCAGAGGGAGGCGGAGGCGCTGGTGGCGGGGCTGGCGCGGCCCGGCCGCCTGCGCTTCGTCATCGCCCGCGGACGCAATGTCGGCGCCTCGGTTGCGGAAGTTTAGAGCTTTTTCTTTTTCCCGGTTCAAAGAAACCTGCGCTTGACCGGCGCCAATCGTTCCGGTTTTGCAGCTGAAGCGCCCGGCAATGGCGCGGTCACGAGAGGACGAACACCATGGCCCGCTCGATCCTGCACATGCTGACGCCGCTCAAGCACATGAGCCCGTTCGACGTGAACATGGCGATCGATGCCGGCTTCGAGACGCTGATCCCCTATACGGGTGTCGATCTCACCGATGTCGTCTCGCTGACGCAGGACTCGATCTTCTCCCGCGCGCCGCAGGACGGCGTGCGCACCGGCATCTTCATCGGCGGCAAGAACGCCGAGCTGGCGCTCGACATGGTGGACCGGGCGAAGAAGGCCTTTGTGCCTCCCTTCGTCAACCACGTCTTCGCCGACCCGGCCGGCTCCTTCACCACCGGTGCGGCGATGGTCGCCGAGGTCGCCCGCGCGCTGAAAGCGCGGTTCGGCACCGACCTGAAGGGCAAGCGCATCGTCATCTTCGGCGGCGCGGGCGTGGTCGCCTACGTCGCGGCGGTGATCGGCGCGCTGGAGGGGGCGCACAGCGTGCTCGTCGGCCATGACGGCGAGGAGCGCGTCTCGAAGATCGCCTTCACCATGAAGTGGCGCTTCGGCATCGAGGTCGGCGCCGTGGACGGCACCCTGCCCGAGGCGCGCCGCGCCGCGATTACGGACGCCGACGTGATCCTCTCGGCCGGCCCCGCCGGCGTCTCGATCCTGACGGCGGAGGATCTCGAATCCGCGCCGAAGCTCTTGGTGGCCTCCGACGTCAACGCCGTACCGCCCGCCGGCATCGCCGGCATCGACGTGAACGCCGTCGACGTGCCCCTGCCCACCGGCAAGGGCGTCGGCATCGGCGCGCTCGCGGTCGGCAACGTCAAGTACCAGACCCAGTGCCGCATGTTCCGCAAGATGCTGGAGGCGCAGGAGCCGCTTTGTCTCGATTTCCGCGACGCCTACAAGCTCGCCGTCGAGATCGCCGGCTGAGCCCGAACCTGAACCCACCTCCGCATCGGGAGGGCGACGCGATCCTGATCGCTGCCCAGTCCGGTCGGGCGCTGGCGCAGGCCGCACGGCGGGCGGGCTTTCGCCCGTTCGTGCTCGATCTGTTCGGCGACGAGGACACGCTGGCGCTGGCCGAGAGCCACCGCCCGCTGCCCGGCCGCTTCGGTGCAGGTGCCCGCGACCGGGCCGGCGTGCTGGCAGGGCTCGATGCGTTGTCGGAGGAAGCCGGCGGCGTCCTCGGCGTGGTGCTCGGCAGTGGATTCGAGGGCGCGCCGGATCTCATCGCCGAGATCGCCGCCCGCCATCGCCTGCTCGGTGCCAGCCCCGAGACGGTCGCCACCCTCAAGGATCCGTTCCGTTTCGCCGACCTGTGCGAACGCCTCGCGATTCCGCATCCGCCGATCACCGCTGGCCCGGTCACGGAGCGCGGCGCTTGGCTCCTCAAGCAGACGGGGGGCTGCGGCGGTTCGCATATCCGCGCGAGTGCGGCCGGCACCGCCCCGCCGGGTCACTACCTCCAGGCCCGGATGCCCGGCCGTGCCTTTGCCCTGAACTTTTTGTCCGATGGCCGCCGCATCGAACCCCTGGCGCTGACCGAGCAGTGGCAGGCGCCCTCGCCACTGCGGGCGTTCCGCTATGCCGGCGCGCTCGCCCGCGGCCGCGGCGAGGCGGAGCCGGTCCCGGCCATGGTCACCGCGGAGATCGCCGAGGCGGCGCTTCGGCTCGCTCGCGCCACCGGCCTCTCCGGCCTCGCCAGCGCCGATTGCCTCGTCGATGGCGACACATGGTGGCTGCTGGAGATCAATCCGCGCCCCGGCGCCACCCTCGACGTGCTCGACAGGCGCCCGACGCCGCTCCTGATTCAGCATATCGAGGCGGCGCTCGGCCAGATGCCGTCAATCGAGGCCGCCCCGGCGGATGCGACGGGCGCCGAGATCTGTTACGCGGCCCGGACCTGCGCGGCGGTGCCGCCGCTCGATTGGCCGGATCACGTGCGGGACCGGCCGCGGGCCGGCAGCCATGTGGCGCGCGACGCACCGTTCTGCACGGTGACGGCCTCCCGGCCGGACGCCGCGGCGGTCAAGCAAGAATTGCGGGCGAGGGCCGAGACGGTCCGCGTGCTGCTGGAGGAGACGGAGAACAGTCATGAGTTCCAACACGAGCGCGCCGAGCCTCAACGCCCTGGCCGGGCCGCTGGTCGAGAGCCTCGTCGCTGACGCGGCCAAGCTCCGGCTCATCGTCGCCCAGGAGAACGGCGCGCGCACCGTCGATGCCGGCGCCAACGCCCGCGGCTCGATCGAGGCCGGACGGCGCATCGCCGAGATCTGCCTCGGCGGCCTCGGCACCGTGACGATCGCGCCGGTCGGCCCGGTCGCCTCCTGGCCCTACACCGTCGTCGTCCACTCCGCCGATCCGGTGCTGGCCTGCCTCGGCTCGCAATATGCCGGCTGGAGCCTCGCCGACGAGGAGGGCGATTCCGGCTTCTTCGCCCTCGGCTCGGGGCCCGGCCGTGCGGTGGCCGTGGTGGAGGAACTCTACAAGGAGCTCGGCTATCGCGACAATGCGACGACGACCGCGCTCGTCCTCGAATCCGGTAGCGCCCCGCCGGCCTCCGTGGTGAACAAGGTTGCCCGCGAGACCGGCATCGCCCCGGAGAACGTGACCTTCATCTACGCCCCGACCCAGAGTCTGGCCGGTTCGACCCAGGTCGTCGCCCGCGTGCTGGAAGTGGCGCTGCACAAGGCCCACACCGTCGGTTTCGACCTGCACAAGATCCTCGACGGCATCGGTTCGGCTCCGCTCTCGCCGCCGCACCCGGACTTCATCCAGGCGATGGGCCGCACCAACGACGCCATCATCTATGGCGGCCGGGTGCAGCTCTTCGTCGATGCCGACGATGCGGATGCCAAGCAGCTCGCCGAGCAGATCCCCTCCACCACCTCGGCCGATCACGGCGCGCCCTTCGCCGAGATCTTTTCGCGGGTGAACGGCGACTTCTACAAGATCGACGGCGCGCTGTTCTCGCCGGCCGAGGCCATCGTCACCTCGGTCAAGACCGGCAAGTCGTTCCGCGGCGGCCGGCTGGAGCCGCAGCTCGTGGACGCGTCGTTCGCGTAACGCGCCCGCGTGAGACCCTCCCCCCTCGCGGGAGAGGGTCGTCGAGAGCCGATTTGACCGGAGTGCTCTGGCAAGCTTCTCGTTCCTCATGCTGAGGTGCTGCGTCAGCCGCCTCGAAGCACGCCGCGACGCGGACCCCAAGGGACCGGTGCCGCAGGATCGGTCGTTCCGGCGTGCTTCGAGGCCGAGCTTTCGCTCGGCACCTCCGCATGAGGACCGGCATGAACACCCGATCAGCTCGGTCAAACAGGCTCTGAGAAAAACGGAAAAAAGAGCGAATGCGCATCGGGCTCGCGGCCGACAACGGCAATTGGCACAAGGCGCGGCTGCGGGAGGCCTTGCGGGGCTTCGGAGCCGAGCCGCTGCTGTTCTCGCTCGCCGACGTCGCCGTGGTCACCGGTGGCGGTGAGCCGCTGCGGGTGCCCGGCTTCGAGGACGGGCTGCCCGACGGCGTCCTGCTGCGCACCATCGCCGGCGGCACGTTCGAGGCCACCACCATGCGGCTCGGCGTGCTCCACGCGCTGGTCGCCTCGGGCGTCACCGTCTGGAACGGGCCGACGGCGATCGAGCGCTCGGTGGACAAGGCGGCGACCTCGCTTCTGATCGCCCGCGCCGGCTTGCCGACGCCCGACACCTTCGTCGTCTCGAAGCGCGAGGCGGCGGCCGAGATCGTCGCCCGCGAGGCGCGGCCGGGAAAACCGATCGTGCTCAAGCCCCTGTTCGGCTCGCAGGGCGAGGGGCTGATGCTCCTCGAAAACCCCGATGATTTGCCGGCGCAGGAGGCGGTGAGCGGTGTCTACTACCTTCAGCGCTACGTCGCCCGTGCCGACGGGCTGTGGCGCGACTACCGCGTCTTCGTCTGCGAGGGCCGGGCGATCGCCGGCATGATCCGCGAGGGCGACGGCTGGATCACCAACGTCCACCGCGGCGGCCGGCCCTTCGCCTGGGACGTGCCGGCCCGCGCCGCCGAACTCGCCGAGGCCGCCGCCGCCGCGGTCGGCGTCGATTATACCGGTATCGACCTCGTCGAGGATGGCGAAGGCGGCTTTCTGGTGCTGGAGGTCAATTCCATGCCGGCCTGGTCCGGCCTGCAGCAGGTGACGGAGGTCGACATCGCCGGGGCGGTGGCGCGCGGCTTCCTCAACGCGGTGCGCGCCGCTCGCCCGCCGCGGCTGGTCTCGGCGCTCGGATGAGCGGGACGCCGCCCGGCGGCCTGTCTGCGGCGACGGTGGCCGACCTCTACCGGGCCGCCTGCCTCGCCGAACTCGACGCGCTGAAACCCGGCAACGTCCACGGCTACGCCCCCGGCCACCGCATGGTCGTGGCCGATTTCGTCACCAGTGCCGACGTGTCGGCACCGCCGCTCGCTGCCGCGGGAGCGCGCGTCGGGCAGCGGGTGCGCGGCGGGGTCGAGGCGACTTTCGCCGCCGTCGAGCAGAACACCAATCTCGGCATCCTGCTCCTCTGCGCGCCGCTCGCTTATGCCGCGGAGCAGCCCGGCCCGCTGACCGAGGCCCTGAACGCCGTGCTGGCGGGGTTCGATGCCTCCGATTCCCGCGACGTGTTCGCGGCGATCCGCCGGGCCAATCCCGGCGGCCTCGGCCGGGCCGAGCGCCACGACGTGTCCCGAACCGATGACGGAGCGGTCCCGCCGCTGCGCGCGGCGATGGCGGAGGCCGCCCCGCGCGACCGCATCGCCCGCGCCTACACGGACGGTTTTCGTGATCTTTTCGCGATCGGCCTGCCGGCGCTGGTGGGCGCGCGGGCGCGCGGGCTCGTCCCGCCCTGGACGACGACCGCGGTTCATCTCGCCTATCTCATGGCCGTGCCGGACAGCCACATCGCCCGCAAGCACGGCCCCGAGCGGGCCGAGGCGGTGCGGGCGCAAACGCAGGCGTCTCTCGCAGGCCTCGATCTCGCAACAGCGCCGGTCGAGCAGCTCCTCGACTACGACCGCGCGCTGAAGCAGGCCGGCCTCAATCCCGGCACGAGCGCCGACTTCACCGTCGCGACGCTGTTTCTCGACGCCCTCCTGTCCGCCCGTGGCGAGACCGTCTGAGCGTTTGTCGGGCCCTCGCCCGCGAGGGGACGAATCTTGTCGCGTCAAGGCCCCCCGGCTTCCAAAAAATCGCCGATTTCAGGGCTTTGCGCGGGTTGTTCGGCGGAATGGCCCGCTGTAGGGTCCGCCCCGCTATCCGGGCAAACCGGCTCGGCTCTCAGCCGGGCGCCGCAAACAAGGATGGCTTCCAGGCCTCGCCTCCTCTCAGGCCAGGCCTTTTTTCCGGAATCCAGGGAGAGACCCCGAATGGCAAAGATCACCAAGGTTCAGGTCGGCGAGGCCCTCGTCGGCGACGGCAACGAAGTCGCCCACATCGACCTCATCATCGGACCGCGCGGTTCGCCCGCCGAGACGGCCTTCTGCAACGGTCTGGTCAACAACAAGCACGGCTTCACCAGCCTGCTCGCCGTGATCGCGCCGAACCTGCCGTGCAAGCCGAACACGCTGATGTTCAACAAGGTCACCATCAACGACGCCCGTCAGGCCGTCCAGATGTTCGGCCCGGCCCAGCATGGCGTCGCCATGGCCGTGCAGGACGCGGTTGCCGAAGGCATCATCCCGGCCGACGAAGCCGACGACCTGTACGTGCTGGTCGGCGTGTTCATCCACTGGGAAGCGGCCGACGACGCCAAGATCCAGAAGTACAACTACGAGGCCACCAAGCTCTCGATCCAGCGCGCCGTCAACGGCGAGCCGAAGGCTTCGGTCGTCACCGAGCAGCGCAAGTCGGCGACCCACCCCTTCGCCGCCAACGCTTAGATCGGAGGCAGTCCTGGGCAGAGCGAGCCTCCGCCCGCACCGCGGGGTCTGCTCCAGCGACTGGCTTCGATCTTCCTTGGACGATAGTTGATGGATCGGGACGGCTTCGGCCGTCCCTTTCTTTTTGGGCGCGTGCCTGAACCTCAGCGCAGCCGCCCGTCATGGATCGCCGAGGCGACCAGCGCTCCGGCCGCCCCGGCCTCTTCGAGGCGTGCCGCGTCCTCCGGCCCGCGCACGCCGCCGGCCGCGTAGATCCGCCGACCCCCGCCCGCCTCGACGGCCCGCGACACCCCTGAGATATCGGGACCAGTCCCGGTGCCGACCCGTGCCAGCGTCATCACGATCACATCCTCGGGCCACGTCTCCGCATCGTCGTGCAGGGTGTCCGGTCCGAGCCGTTCCGCGCCCCGGCTGTCGAGGGAGAGCACGGCACGGTTGCCGAGCGCACGCACGAGGTCCGCATCCCGCTGGCTCTCGCTGCCGAGTACCGGGCGACCGAGCCCGAACGCGGTGAAACGCGCGACGCCCGAGAAATCACAGAAGCCGGCATCGACCCACAGCGTCACCCCTGGGCAGGCGCTGGCCACCGCCTCGAGGCTGGCACGGTCGGGCGCCCGGCCCTCCATGATCGCGTCGAGGTCGGCGACGTAGAGCCGGTCCCCCCCGACGGCATCGAGAAGGCCGCGGGCCACGTCGGCGGGTCGCGAGCCTCTGGCCAAGGGGGTATCGATCGGGGCATAGGCGTCACGCTCGCCCGCGCGGGCGCGCACCACCTGCCCGTGGCGCAGGTCGATCACCGGGATCAGCCGAAACGGCCGCCCCTCAGAACCGTGAGACATCGCGTGAACCGGACTGGAACCAGGGTCATCGGGTGGGATCTCGGCGGGGTGCATGTCAAGGCGGCGCTCGTCGAGGAGGGCCGCGTGGTCGAGGCGGTGCAGGCGCCCTGCCGGCTCTGGCGCGGCGTCCCCGCCCTGGACGAGACCTTCGCGCAACTGCCGGGCTGGGTGCGGGGCGAGGCCGTGCACGCCGTCACCATGACCGGCGAGCTGACCGATTGCTTCGCCGACCGGGCGGACGGGGTGCATCAACTTTCGGCCTGGGCGGCGGCGGTGCTCAAAGGCAGCGTGCGGATCTATGCCGGCCGCGCCGGCTTCGTCTCGGCCGACAACGCCCGCGCGCATGCGGCCGATATCGCCTCGGCCAACTGGCACGCCACTGCCGCCCTGATCGGCCGGCACGTCCCTCAAGCGCTGCTGGTCGATATCGGCTCGACCACCGCCGACCTGATCCCGATCGTGGCGGGCCGGCCCGCCGCGCAGGGCTACAGCGACGCCGAGCGGCTGGAGACGGGCGAACTCGTCTATACCGGCGTGGTGCGCACGCCGCTCCTGGCCTTTGCCACCCACGCGCCCTGGCGCGGCCGGCATACGCGGCTGATGGCCGAGACCTTCGCCAGCACCGCCGACATCTATCGGCTCACCGGCGATCTGCCGGAGGGCGCCGACCAGCAATACAGCGCCGACCTCAAGGGCAAGTCGATCCCCGAGACCGAGATCCGGCTCGCCCGCATGGTCGGCCGCGACCGGGGGGAGGGGAGTGCCGAGGAATGGCGGGCGCTGGCCGCGTGGTTCGCAGAGGCGCAACTGCGCCCCCTGCACGATGCCGCCGCCGTGCTGCTCTCGCGCCCCGATCTGCCCGCGGATGCGCCGCTCGTGGTCTGCGGCGCCGGCCGCTTCCTGGCCGAGCGGCTGGCCGCCCGGCTCGGACGCCGCCCGGTGCCGCTCACCGAGACCATCGCCGGATGCTTGAACGGTGACGATGCCGCCTGGGTCTCGACCTGCGGCCCGGCGGTGGCCGTCGGCTTGATCGGGTGAGGAACGGGGCCGTTCCCGCGCGTTGACGGGGACATGGTCACAAGGAGAGGTGCATGACTGCAGGAAACAAGCTCGCCCGCATCCTGGCGACCCGCACCGGGGAGGCGATCGAGCTGGCCTTCGTCACCGAGGACGGCCGGACCACACGGGTGCTGGCGAGCGAGGACCAGATCGACCGCCTCGTGGATGAGCTGGAGGACGTCCTCAATTCGCCGGCCGAGACGGGCTCGGGCGAACCGCCCGCGGCCGCCTGACGCTACCGCAGGAAGTCCCCGAAGGCGCGGGGCCCGTCGCCGGTCCCGATCGTGCCGGTGACCTGAAGGCTCGACGGGTCGATCAGGCTCAGGGCGTTGTCGCCCCAGTTGGCGACGACGATCGTCTTCCCGTCGTGGGTGGCGGCGATGCCCTCGGGGTGATCGCCGACATCGATCGCGGCCAATGTCTTCAAGGTGGCGGGGTCGAACACCGTCACGGTGTTGGAATACTGGTCGGTCACGAAGCCTTTGCCGACAGCGAACGCGATCACGTAGGGCCGCTGGCCGGTGGTGACGCGGCCGGTTTCGCGGCCGGCGGCGACGTCGATGGCCGAGACATCGTTCGAGACCACGTTGGCGGTGTAGGCGTAGCGACCGTCCGCCGAGAGGGTCAGGCCGAACGGGTGCTGGCCCACGGATACTTGCCGCGTCTCCCGTCGGCTTCCCACGTCGACGATCGAGACCGTGTCGGATTCGCGGTTGGCCACCAGCAGCGTGGCGCCGTCCGGCGTCACCGCGATGCCCGAAGGGGATTTCCCGGTGGCGATCTCGCCCTCCAGCGTCAGGCCCGCCGCATTCGGACGCAGCACGAAGACACGGGCACCGTACCAGTCCGCGACGTAAACCTCGCCGGATTTCGGATTGACGCCGATGCCGAGCGGGCCACCGGGCAGATCGAGACTCGCGGTCACCCGGCGCGCGTCGAGATCGATGACCGAGACGCCGTGGCCCTCGGGGCGGGTGACATAGGCGGTCTTCCGGTCGGGTGAGAGAGCGATGCCCGCCGGCGCCCCCGGTACGGGGATCGATTGCAGGATTGTCTTGGACCCGAGGTCGATGATCTCGACGGCGTTGCCGAGCTGCGCCGTGACGAGGGCTTGCTGCGCCAGGGCGTGGGCGGGCAGCCAGGCCAAGCAGACGAGGCCCCAGGCCCAAAACCTCCCCCCGCTGCGGAGGAGAGGGTGGGACGGCCGGCGCCTCCGCCGAGTGAATCGAAGTGCGCCGGCCTTTCGCATCGTCGAGCCCTTACGAACCCTTTTCGGCCTTGGCCTTCACGTTCTCCAGCCCCGCCTTGTAGAGGCCGAGCACGGCCTTCTTGGAGGCCTCGTCGTTCAGTTCCGGCGGCGGATCGTTGTTCATGTAGCCGCGATAGAACGCGCCGCGCCACGTCATCTTGGTCTTGGCGCCGTCGCCCTCGAGCTCGATCGTCGAGGAATAATCGTTCACCGGCAGGGTCTTCACGTCGACCTTGGTGATCCGATACATGAGGAGCTTCTTCTCGGCGTCGTATTTGGCGAGCTCTTCCTCGACCGTGGGGCCGCCCTTCAGGGTCAGCGTGCGGGTCGCCTTGACCTCGTTGCCGCCCTTGCCCTCGGTCTTCTCGACCACCGGAATCCAGCTTCCGTCCTGGAAGTTGCCGACGATCGCCCAGACCTTGTCGGCGGGGGCGTTGATCTCGATCGACTCCGATACCTTCTGCCGGGTCGGGCCGTGGGCCTGCGCGGCGAAGGTCACCGTGGCAAGCGCCGCCACGGCGGCGAGCGTCCTGAATTTCATCGTTTTTCTCCTCCCGTTGAGGCCGCCGAGCATGGCAGCCTCACCCCTCGTTCGAGCGACTTGTGTCAGGAGCCGCTCTTCTCAAGCCGGGCCTTGAGGTTCTCAAGGCTGGCATGAATCCAGGCCCGCACGCGCTTCTCCGAATTCTCGTCGTTGAGTTCGGGCGGCGGGTCGTTGTTCGGATGGCCGCGGTAGAACGCGGCCCGCCACTCGACCCGCGCCTGCGCGCCCTCGGGCCGCACCGAGATCGTGGCCGAGTAATCCTTGGCCGGCAGGTCGGTGACCTCGCTCTCGAGGATGTAATAGCCGAAGCTTCTATGCTCCGGATCGAGCTTGCGGCTCTCCTCGACGATGACGTGGCCGTTCTTCAGCGTCAGCCGGAAGATCGGCTTGTCCGCGCTGCCCTGCGGTTCGCCGCGCGCCACGTTCTCGATCCAGCCCGCATCGGCCGGGTTGCCGACCACCGCCCAGACTTTGTCGGGGGAGGCGTCGATGGTGACGCTCTCGACGATCTTGCGCCGGGTCGGCGCGTGCTGCGCCTCGGCCCCGACCGTGGTGACGGCGAGCGCCGCGGCGGCGAGCCATGCGATCCGCTTCAAACCGGAAATCTCCTTGAGCATCGGTTCAGTCTGTCGGCGCCTCACAGGGGGCGGCTCGTCCCGTCGAGGACGCGGCCGGTGCGTCCCAGGGCTCCCGCGACCTTGTCCTCGATCCAGTCCCAGGCCTCGCGCTCGGCGGGGCCGGCGGTCTTGGAAATGGCTATGGCATGATAGGCCATCTCCGTCAGGACCTTTTCCGGCTCCAGCATGTGGAGCCGCGTGGACAGGATCGCCGCCTCGATCACCGCGGCCTGCGCCCGGTTGTAGCCGATGAACGGCACGTGGCTCACCGCATGCACCATCCGCCCGCGGTAGCGCGGGCGCTGCGGATCGTCCTCGATCGCGGCCACTTCGAACTCGGCATGGCCGAAGCATTCGGCGAGGCGTCTCCCGGGAATGTGATCGCAATCCACCACCGGCCAATCGCGCCGCCCGGTGACGACGCCCGCGATCACCCGCACGTCGCTCGGGGCCGAGGCCGTGAAGTAGGGGCGCTCGGCGAGGTTGTCGATCGTGGGCGAGGGGCGGAACGGGGCGAGCACGAAATTCTCGCCCTCGCGGATCAGGCCGAACGGCACGAGATGCAGTGCGCCGGCCGCCGACAGGGTGGTGACGACGGTCTCCAAGATCAGCGGCATCTCAATTCCGGTCCTCGTCGGGCACCAGCCGGCCGCAGACGATGCGGCCGCCCTTCGGCTCGCTGAGCGGGTCGCGCTCCGATGCCGTACCATCCCCGGTCTCGGTTCGCGGCGGTGCGGCGTCGCGCTCCGGATCGGCCTGGGTCGCGCGCTCGGCGGCGGGCGCCGCGGGGCCGCTATGCTTGGTGTGCGCCGATTTCGTCGGTCCGGCTGCCTTGAAGGCGGTGGTGTCTTCCTGGGTGCGGTCGGCAGCGCAACCCCAATCGAGGGGTTCGTCCTGCACGTAGCGCTTGCCGAGGCGGAACGCGGTCTCGGCCTTGGTCAACTCGCCGCCGAGATAGAAGGCGTGCGCGCCGTCGCTCTCCACGCTCAGTTCGGGGAAGAAGGCCATCGCGTCGGTGCCGGTGGTGTGACGGTCGCGGTTGTAGACGTGGATGCCGTCCTCGGCGACGGCGATGCGGTAATTGGGATCGCGCACCTCTGCGGCGAGAGCCGCAATTTCATCGGAGGTCTGCACGAAGGGGCGCTTGTCGTGCAGCGCCAGCAATTCGCGGCCGTAGCCCTTGGGCAGGGCGGCGTCCTCTTTGGCCGCGTACATCACCCGGCGGGCGGCGTCGTGCTCCTCCACCGTGCGGCGGGTGTGGTTCGAGACCTGCACGATCAGCACGTTGCGTAGGCTGAGTTCCGAGCACATGCCGACGAGGAGCGCCGTGACGCCGAGACTGTCGGCCTCGGTCAGTTCGGTGAGGTTGCCGGTGCCCATCATCATCTCGATGTTCGGCCAGCGCGCCCGGATCTCGCGGTAGCGGCAGATCGAATCGACGAAGCCGAAATGGATCGGCTCCAGGATCGGGTCGGCCATGAAGGGCCGGCCGGCCCGCTCCATCCGCTCGATGGCGCGGTCGAGGGAGGGCAGGTCGTCGGGCCGCATCGGCACGAGGACCGGCACCGCGTCGGTCTCGAAGGCGAGGTCCAGCGTCTCCTCATTGAGGCTGAGGAGATAGTCGGCGCCGGCCCGCGCCCCGCGGGTCAACTCGTCCAGCGAGAAGGAATCGACGCTGACCTTCAGACCGGCGCCCTTGAGGGCCCGCACGCTGTCTTCGAGATGGGGGAACGCGGTGTCGGGCAGTCCCCCGAGATCGATCACGTCCGCGCCGCGACGGGCGAGGTCGAGACCCTTGGCCAGGATCTGGTCGGGCGTCATCTTCGAGGCATCGACGATCTCGGAGAAGATGCGCAGGTCGTGGCGCGAGAGATCGACCTTGCGCCCGGTCAGGCCAAGATAAGCCGGCAAATCAACGATCTCGTCCGGCCCCCGCTCGACCGGAAGGCCGAAATGGGCCCTCAGCGCCTCCGGGTTGGCACGGCAGCGGCCGGGCAGGACGATCCGGGTCGCGCCCTCCGGCATTTGCACCCGGCGCTTGATGATCTCTTCGGTCATCAGCGCGGCGACCTTCACCCCGGCATCGGCGATGCTCCAGGCGAACCGCTCGGCCGGCAGCGTGGCCGCGACCTTTTCGAGGCGGGCATGGGCCAGCTTGCCGGTGATGAAGACGAGATGTTCGGGCGCGCTCATGCGGCGTGCC from Methylobacterium sp. AMS5 carries:
- a CDS encoding beta-ribofuranosylaminobenzene 5'-phosphate synthase family protein: MAEVPDQTAEIVSATTSRPAGVGVRVRAPARLHFGFLDLNGGLGRRFGSIGLALDAPAVQLVARPAKRASASGPEAERVRANLLAAAAYLDVPEAVAVEVEESIPAHAGFGSGTQLALAVAAALARLNRRPFAPADFADVLDRGNRSGVGLAAFTEGGLIVDGGRDGSGAPPPVIARLPYPEDWRVVLILDEAMTGVHGSRETEAFRDLPPFDAGQAAEICRIVLMQVLPAAATAEPNGFGAGITAIQKRIGDHFAPHQGGRFASPAVADALAAIAQAGVPGYGQSSWGPTGFALVPSQREAEALVAGLARPGRLRFVIARGRNVGASVAEV
- the mtdB gene encoding NAD(P)-dependent methylenetetrahydromethanopterin dehydrogenase → MARSILHMLTPLKHMSPFDVNMAIDAGFETLIPYTGVDLTDVVSLTQDSIFSRAPQDGVRTGIFIGGKNAELALDMVDRAKKAFVPPFVNHVFADPAGSFTTGAAMVAEVARALKARFGTDLKGKRIVIFGGAGVVAYVAAVIGALEGAHSVLVGHDGEERVSKIAFTMKWRFGIEVGAVDGTLPEARRAAITDADVILSAGPAGVSILTAEDLESAPKLLVASDVNAVPPAGIAGIDVNAVDVPLPTGKGVGIGALAVGNVKYQTQCRMFRKMLEAQEPLCLDFRDAYKLAVEIAG
- a CDS encoding ATP-grasp domain-containing protein, with the translated sequence MLDLFGDEDTLALAESHRPLPGRFGAGARDRAGVLAGLDALSEEAGGVLGVVLGSGFEGAPDLIAEIAARHRLLGASPETVATLKDPFRFADLCERLAIPHPPITAGPVTERGAWLLKQTGGCGGSHIRASAAGTAPPGHYLQARMPGRAFALNFLSDGRRIEPLALTEQWQAPSPLRAFRYAGALARGRGEAEPVPAMVTAEIAEAALRLARATGLSGLASADCLVDGDTWWLLEINPRPGATLDVLDRRPTPLLIQHIEAALGQMPSIEAAPADATGAEICYAARTCAAVPPLDWPDHVRDRPRAGSHVARDAPFCTVTASRPDAAAVKQELRARAETVRVLLEETENSHEFQHERAEPQRPGRAAGREPRR
- the mch gene encoding methenyltetrahydromethanopterin cyclohydrolase; protein product: MSSNTSAPSLNALAGPLVESLVADAAKLRLIVAQENGARTVDAGANARGSIEAGRRIAEICLGGLGTVTIAPVGPVASWPYTVVVHSADPVLACLGSQYAGWSLADEEGDSGFFALGSGPGRAVAVVEELYKELGYRDNATTTALVLESGSAPPASVVNKVARETGIAPENVTFIYAPTQSLAGSTQVVARVLEVALHKAHTVGFDLHKILDGIGSAPLSPPHPDFIQAMGRTNDAIIYGGRVQLFVDADDADAKQLAEQIPSTTSADHGAPFAEIFSRVNGDFYKIDGALFSPAEAIVTSVKTGKSFRGGRLEPQLVDASFA
- a CDS encoding RimK family alpha-L-glutamate ligase, translating into MRIGLAADNGNWHKARLREALRGFGAEPLLFSLADVAVVTGGGEPLRVPGFEDGLPDGVLLRTIAGGTFEATTMRLGVLHALVASGVTVWNGPTAIERSVDKAATSLLIARAGLPTPDTFVVSKREAAAEIVAREARPGKPIVLKPLFGSQGEGLMLLENPDDLPAQEAVSGVYYLQRYVARADGLWRDYRVFVCEGRAIAGMIREGDGWITNVHRGGRPFAWDVPARAAELAEAAAAAVGVDYTGIDLVEDGEGGFLVLEVNSMPAWSGLQQVTEVDIAGAVARGFLNAVRAARPPRLVSALG